TGAAGAAATTAAAGATGCTTTATTTTGAGAACTACCACTTTGTTTGATATCAGTTTTATTCAACATATCTTCCTCACACCACAGCTATAAAATCAAAAAAAAATACCCCGTTCTTCGAGTATTAATTATTAGTTAATACAAAGAATATCTGAACGTAAAATATGTACTGCATCTAATACCAATAATATTTCTTCTTGCTGCACTACACAACCACATAAGTAAGGGACTAAACTAGATGCTACTTGTCCTACAGGAGAACGAAGATCATCAGCGATAAACTTGGTTGTACCTTTAATTTCTTGGACAACCAAACCCAAGATCATTGATTCTATTTGAATAACAATGATATTATACTGACGCAGCCGATAATCAAGACATTCTAAATTAAACATCTTCGGTAAATCAACTACCCAAATTATATGACTGCGCCAATTCATTAATCCTAATATGCAAGCAGGCATATTAGGAATAGCTGTAACTGATGTTACGGGTACAACAATTGCTTCTTGAGTATGAGCAAT
The window above is part of the Dolichospermum sp. DET69 genome. Proteins encoded here:
- a CDS encoding purine-binding chemotaxis protein CheW, producing MKKLQIDLNHQAMYNSREDGYLKFQLNQQTGAVLSIAHTQEAIVVPVTSVTAIPNMPACILGLMNWRSHIIWVVDLPKMFNLECLDYRLRQYNIIVIQIESMILGLVVQEIKGTTKFIADDLRSPVGQVASSLVPYLCGCVVQQEEILLVLDAVHILRSDILCIN